In Triticum aestivum cultivar Chinese Spring chromosome 5B, IWGSC CS RefSeq v2.1, whole genome shotgun sequence, the following proteins share a genomic window:
- the LOC123111204 gene encoding uncharacterized protein isoform X2, whose translation MQLGRCPLCSSVAAPVQLGCVCLSFSLTCRLGERGAAAEERSHGKGRCGRTGLHRRHLQFTPCKMSSEMLAMPFRACARAVRRAPSLPIGRWTMAMQLGDALHVVLDLCVCSRESAISISSRVGFWRYLLKKNLDARWLQGFPCAVFAIGDSGYQGLLQRSSVQGFHSLVQNRSVIGLGDDQDSSGYEKALGPWLLSFWKSLNRTNPSLLPRIQARPRALRQASKHSYECPCTSAPLPQTFRKKRIPLVWKMDSSRIYSSQWLYAAFNFSV comes from the exons ATGCAGCTCGGTCGCTGCCCCCTGTGCAGCTCGGTCGCGGCTCCCGTGCAGCTCGGTTGCGTCTGTCTCTCCTTTTCCCTCACATGCCGATTGGGGGAGCGaggagcggcggcggaggagcgttcTCATGGCAAGGGGAGGTGCGGGCGCACGGGGCTCCACCGGCGGCATCTGCAGTTCACTCCATGCaagatgag CTCGGAAATGCTCGCGATGCCGTTCAGAGCTTGTGCCCGTGCAGTACGGCGAGCGCCATCTCTTCCCATTGGTCGGTGGACCATGGCCATGCAGCTCGGAGATGCTCTCCATGTGGTTCTGGACTTGTGTGTGTGCAGTCGGGAGAGCGCCATCTCCATCTCTTCCCGTGTG GGGTTCTGGAGGTACCTTCTGAAGAAGAACCTTGATGCCCGGTGGCTGCAAGGGTTCCCTTGCGCCGTGTTTGCGATCGGCGATTCAGGCTACCAGGG GTTGCTACAAAGAAGCTCCGTACAAGGCTTTCACAGCTTGGTGCAAAATCGATCAGTGATTGGATTGGGAGATGACCAAGACTCTTCAGG ATATGAAAAAGCTCTAGGTCCTTGGCTGCTGTCTTTCTGGAAATCACTGAATCGAACAAATCCGTCGCTTTTACCAAGAATTCAGGCTCGTCCGCGGGCACTCAGACAAGCGTCCAAGCACTCCTATGAGTGTCCGTGCACATCAGCGCCTCTACCACAAACATTCAGAAAAAAGAGGATTCCCCTAGTGTGGAAAATGGATAGCTCTAGAATCTACTCCTCACAATGGTTATATGCTGCTTTCAACTTCTCTGTGTAG
- the LOC123111204 gene encoding uncharacterized protein isoform X1, translating to MQLGRCPLCSSVAAPVQLGCVCLSFSLTCRLGERGAAAEERSHGKGRCGRTGLHRRHLQFTPCKMRCSSSWPNSSERRIVPHSMQVLWSCSSEMLAMPFRACARAVRRAPSLPIGRWTMAMQLGDALHVVLDLCVCSRESAISISSRVGFWRYLLKKNLDARWLQGFPCAVFAIGDSGYQGLLQRSSVQGFHSLVQNRSVIGLGDDQDSSGYEKALGPWLLSFWKSLNRTNPSLLPRIQARPRALRQASKHSYECPCTSAPLPQTFRKKRIPLVWKMDSSRIYSSQWLYAAFNFSV from the exons ATGCAGCTCGGTCGCTGCCCCCTGTGCAGCTCGGTCGCGGCTCCCGTGCAGCTCGGTTGCGTCTGTCTCTCCTTTTCCCTCACATGCCGATTGGGGGAGCGaggagcggcggcggaggagcgttcTCATGGCAAGGGGAGGTGCGGGCGCACGGGGCTCCACCGGCGGCATCTGCAGTTCACTCCATGCaagatgaggtgctcctcctcGTGGCCGAACAGTTCAGAAAGAAGGATTGTGCCTCACAGTATGCAGGTGTTATGGTCGTGCAGCTCGGAAATGCTCGCGATGCCGTTCAGAGCTTGTGCCCGTGCAGTACGGCGAGCGCCATCTCTTCCCATTGGTCGGTGGACCATGGCCATGCAGCTCGGAGATGCTCTCCATGTGGTTCTGGACTTGTGTGTGTGCAGTCGGGAGAGCGCCATCTCCATCTCTTCCCGTGTG GGGTTCTGGAGGTACCTTCTGAAGAAGAACCTTGATGCCCGGTGGCTGCAAGGGTTCCCTTGCGCCGTGTTTGCGATCGGCGATTCAGGCTACCAGGG GTTGCTACAAAGAAGCTCCGTACAAGGCTTTCACAGCTTGGTGCAAAATCGATCAGTGATTGGATTGGGAGATGACCAAGACTCTTCAGG ATATGAAAAAGCTCTAGGTCCTTGGCTGCTGTCTTTCTGGAAATCACTGAATCGAACAAATCCGTCGCTTTTACCAAGAATTCAGGCTCGTCCGCGGGCACTCAGACAAGCGTCCAAGCACTCCTATGAGTGTCCGTGCACATCAGCGCCTCTACCACAAACATTCAGAAAAAAGAGGATTCCCCTAGTGTGGAAAATGGATAGCTCTAGAATCTACTCCTCACAATGGTTATATGCTGCTTTCAACTTCTCTGTGTAG
- the LOC123111204 gene encoding uncharacterized protein isoform X3 produces MGSPRLLLRPGSDRVVANSLLLVAVSGQGVICGARVSSHPYAARSLPPVQLGRGSRAARLRLSLLFPHMPIGGARSGGGGAFSWQGEVRAHGAPPAASAVHSMQDEGFWRYLLKKNLDARWLQGFPCAVFAIGDSGYQGLLQRSSVQGFHSLVQNRSVIGLGDDQDSSGYEKALGPWLLSFWKSLNRTNPSLLPRIQARPRALRQASKHSYECPCTSAPLPQTFRKKRIPLVWKMDSSRIYSSQWLYAAFNFSV; encoded by the exons ATGGGGTCGCCCCGCCTTCTCCTCCGCCCTGGTTCAGATCGTGTCGTGGCGAACTCTCTCCTTCTCGTTGCGGTCTCCGGCCAGGGCGTCATCTGTGGTGCACGGGTGTCGTCCCACCCCTATGCAGCTCGGTCGCTGCCCCCTGTGCAGCTCGGTCGCGGCTCCCGTGCAGCTCGGTTGCGTCTGTCTCTCCTTTTCCCTCACATGCCGATTGGGGGAGCGaggagcggcggcggaggagcgttcTCATGGCAAGGGGAGGTGCGGGCGCACGGGGCTCCACCGGCGGCATCTGCAGTTCACTCCATGCaagatgag GGGTTCTGGAGGTACCTTCTGAAGAAGAACCTTGATGCCCGGTGGCTGCAAGGGTTCCCTTGCGCCGTGTTTGCGATCGGCGATTCAGGCTACCAGGG GTTGCTACAAAGAAGCTCCGTACAAGGCTTTCACAGCTTGGTGCAAAATCGATCAGTGATTGGATTGGGAGATGACCAAGACTCTTCAGG ATATGAAAAAGCTCTAGGTCCTTGGCTGCTGTCTTTCTGGAAATCACTGAATCGAACAAATCCGTCGCTTTTACCAAGAATTCAGGCTCGTCCGCGGGCACTCAGACAAGCGTCCAAGCACTCCTATGAGTGTCCGTGCACATCAGCGCCTCTACCACAAACATTCAGAAAAAAGAGGATTCCCCTAGTGTGGAAAATGGATAGCTCTAGAATCTACTCCTCACAATGGTTATATGCTGCTTTCAACTTCTCTGTGTAG